ACGAGCAACGCCACATTACCAGATTACATACAATCTTATCGTACCGCCGCGCCGCCtagaatgatatattatacctattatagtattatacacttatactaaATCGTATAAGTTACGAAAAACCTATTTacaacatttacaatatttcacTACTAGTTTCACAagtaatttcaattaattacaacaaatttcaatttttccgCCATTACGCTTTTTTCCGGGGACCCCCTAATACCTACTCGCGGACCCCTAGGGGTCCGCGGACCCCCGGTTGAGAATCGCTGATGTAGAGGATATATTATGTTGGCTACGTGGATGGCAGAAAACAAAAGTACGGATTGGCCCTCTGGTTTGAAATTTATTCAGTTTCAGAAAAACCGAGCTCTTCATTCaggtaaaaaaaagtatttagtataatattaaaataatataaaataattaggtaatataaagTACGTACCAGACTACCAGCTATCACGATTCACGATATTATATAtcgcgatattattataatatattaaatttaaactatttcagtattatacatttatattttatactattacctacctttatagattatttagtatttacagtttagattaattaataacaaatttattatatatagttattatcagTGATGTAGTCCTAAAAAAATGCATAGGTACACgccttaataattataaaaaataactgtattatatttattgtgctAAAAAGTTTTAGGCTACTATAATTGTTCCAGGCTCAACTATGGTTTTTTAtggtagttattaaaaatagtttttacttttttcaaggTATTGGAAGATCTCCTTATGAGGCCATGTTTGGCTGTACTGCCAGAACAGGACTATTATCGTTTGGTCTaccaaattatgaaataaattcattaaaaacagAAGAAGATATAGAAgaaatgtttaaacaaatgCAAGAAACTGGATTACACgattcaaaacaaattattgaagAAGTTTTTTCACCGATTTCAGAACAGCAAGAAAATATGATAGATacaggtaaattaatattatatttaaaattttaaatattataaaaaataacatacctactatttaaacatattagatACAAACCTAAGGAAATGTGAAAGATGTTTTATTTTCCTCGAAGCAGACAATGAAAGTACAAATTGCATGAGTTGCCAACGCCATGAGCAAATACCGAATGCACTACATAAATCAAGTGAATGTTTAAAGAAACAAGCTAAAAAAATGATGACTATTTCAAATAAGAAATTTACTCCGCTAGAAGTTGGTACCGCAGTTAAAGTTTCAATACCCGATGTTGATCGAGCACGTGGATCACCACGAAACCTATTGGCAGTTATTATCCAGGTTGAagatgatttatataaattaggtacttataaaattataattatattatttagatatatttatttgaatttataaatgcTTATCTTTAATTAGGTACAGAGAACGGCATTATTAAACATTTGTGTACTCGATCGCAGATCGATCCCTGCAAAGAATGTTTCATTGATTTGGTATCTGTAAATACCGAAAAAGAAATTGGACTGAGAGAAGCTGCAGGATTTAGTAGTGTCACTGGATCACAAGGTTACAAAAGGTGTAATTGCAAACTAAAGTGCAGAACAAACAAATGCATTTGTCGATTAGCGGGAATATTGTATGATTCAAAATGTCACAACAGCATGCCTTgcgaaaatatataattaataataaatataatatataattaataataaaaaaaattataatataattaatattaataactgtagtctgtaattaattaaattaatgtgtATTTTCAGTCATTTACGTAATTGACTAACAGTCATTGgttaataacgttaatattcgATCATTgaggtaaaattgatttattttgttttgtaatttacaacaataatcTATTATCTTGGAAACTGACGTTATTGCCCGGTAGCTTACGAAAATAACCTAGCAACTTGGCTTCTAACGTTAATGACCGGTTAATAACGTAAATGTTCAGTTTTCATCATTGACCGTAACATATATacttcataattgtattaaatctgATAGACGTTTAACCACTAAGCCTCTAACAATTTTCCAATCCTTATACAACTTTACGTTACAGTTATCACGTTTTAAAATACAGCAACCtctatctaaatcaaaatacaGTTCCCTgatattttcaatatcaatTTCCATCAGATTTGGTATTTTAGGTTTAGATCGAATATTTGGTTTTGCATAAAGTATAGGTTTGTgcatactgaaaaaaaaatgtaatatatatgttatacagCTTATGCTGCATAGTTAAATGTTTAACCCCACCATGCATGTAGTGCcatttaataagtttttcatAGTTTCCAGCTTTGATAATAAAGTTACAACGTTACTGCATAGATGGCCAGATTCGGCACAAAAAAGCGAACTTGTAAGGTTGATGTAAGGTACCTACGTCTATCTAGCAGTAAAATTACGAACTAATGGTGAAAAATAAAGAATGTGAATAAAGAAAAAGCAAAAATGTTATTCGGATAATATATCTGTTTGTGATATAGcgattatatgtttttaataattaataacacttaaaatttaaatattataattcattaaatataattttggtttagaaaagaaatgaaaaaagtgATGGAAAGCCAACGTAGTGGTTCTTTTAAGGatgatatttatgtacctacactgtggttttatgatttattattattcactaaaGACCAAGAAATACCCACGGACAGTATTTCAAATTTGGGTGAAAATGAATGTCCTGTGATGAATGAAACGATGCTTGATGATGATGAATCAAATGATATAACTGACAACACAGAACCAATTAGTTCAATTGTATCTGAGGATCAACCACAAAACACGGTAATAttctattcatatttaaatttcattatttaattaatagtataatatattcaactataataataataataataataatagtaacaatgaATACACAAAGTTATAGATGCTAAGCTCTTCCAGCTCTAATCATAGCATCTTGCCATTCAACTCTTCCTTCAGTATTAAAGAATTCTTTATAATGATCTCTGTTTATTTTTGCTCTTATAGTAACAGTTCTTGAATTAACTGGCTGTAAACCCACTAATTCCACTGCATTGTTCCTCCAATCCTCTTGGTGTTTTTCACAACCATCTGTATCCTCGCTATCAACTGTGGTTGGTGAAATGTATGCATTGCATCTTCTTCTTAAAAAGTTATGTAAAACACATATCACTAATATAacataagatatattttttggcTTCATGTTGATAGGTGTGTGCAAAATACGAAACCTTGAAGAAATAATCCCAAATGCATTTTCAACTACATTACGAGCTCTGGACAATCTGTAATTGAAAATCCTTTTTTCAGAATTCAAATCTTTCTGGGCATacggttttaaaaaatgttcttccAAAGAAAATGCCTCGTCACCAATAAACACATAGTTCATATTATTCACAGTTGCGTTAGTATCTGGCAAGTTTAATTTCTTAGCCAATAATTTTCTGCCAAATTCTGTATATTCAAAAACACCCCCATCAGATAATCTGCCATTTTTTCCAACATCaacataaattcataattagaGTTGACTAAAGCCATTAAAACAAtgctattaaaatttttgtaattatagtaTGTTGATCCAGATTTTGGAGGTGGAACAATACGTATGTGTTTTCCATCCATCGATCCTCCACAATTAACAAATTGCCAtctattttgaaaatctttagCCACTTGAAGCCATTCATCTTTTGTTGtaggaaactaaaaaatatcagaaaaactacaaatatatttttatgttgatgaaatatttataagataatttcatattatttaaataatgattaatagtCTGTTAGTttgatatgtacctatttgcaaattaagtagaataattttaactaaattacgttattattttgtttataaaattaaattgttaaattaaatattaattcatggtTGTTTAGAGTGGCATATTTGCAACACCTTCGTCAATTCGTcctggtattaaaaaaaaaaatgaaaatggcTGATACACAATTGGAATTTATGAAAGTATGTACAGCTGctttaaaaactcaaaatgtTACTGATGTCAGTGAGTGTGAAGCAATCGGCATTACTGTGACCAAGAAGTTAGGAAGAATGGATCCAATTCAAATGGTTTATGCCGAATCgataataaatacagttttacgTAGAGGCTTACTTAATACATTGACAGATGACACAAATGTATgtgataataaatgtttttctcATTTGCTTTCTATCCCATCAACACATAATGCCGCACCATCTCTAACATCTAACCACTATCAAAATGTAACTCGGACATATCCATTGGAGTATACAGCCACACCTTCACGCCCAACACCACAATACTATACAGAAGAAATGTCATCTCATGGTCCACCTTCAACTCCAGATTCATATGCAGAAGAAATGTCATCTCATAGTCCACCTTCAATTCCAGAATGTACAGATGATTCATCGTTTATAGAAAACAGCAATCaacttagaattttaaaaacctTTTATGAAAGTATAGGTTCAGAAACTTCAAAAAGTCATCTATAATTtccatttaaaagtttaaacgtaaaataaaaatgtgaataaGTTGGTTAATACTAAAAGACTAGGTCAACCTAACTTAACACAAAGTAAAGTTTTCTAATAACTATTCTAACCTGtgatgaaaacatttttctgcGCCTACCTATgtgttattgtatttaaaaataattaatttatacttaaatcaatgctttaatataatatgttaaaccaatgttatacatttaaaaaaaaaccatttctgTTTGTTGaagttaatgatttattaattgttacacCATTCATAATATACCAAGTCAGTAGTcaccaacataatattgttaattattcccagatttaaatttattaaatgtatttatctattatattgttaacacTTTACACTAAAATACAGGTGct
This genomic window from Metopolophium dirhodum isolate CAU chromosome 1, ASM1992520v1, whole genome shotgun sequence contains:
- the LOC132932838 gene encoding uncharacterized protein LOC132932838, which translates into the protein MMTISNKKFTPLEVGTAVKVSIPDVDRARGSPRNLLAVIIQVEDDLYKLGTENGIIKHLCTRSQIDPCKECFIDLVSVNTEKEIGLREAAGFSSVTGSQGYKRCNCKLKCRTNKCICRLAGILYDSKCHNSMPCENI
- the LOC132932839 gene encoding uncharacterized protein LOC132932839 — protein: MNYVFIGDEAFSLEEHFLKPYAQKDLNSEKRIFNYRLSRARNVVENAFGIISSRFRILHTPINMKPKNISYVILVICVLHNFLRRRCNAYISPTTVDSEDTDGCEKHQEDWRNNAVELVGLQPVNSRTVTIRAKINRDHYKEFFNTEGRVEWQDAMIRAGRA